In one Rutidosis leptorrhynchoides isolate AG116_Rl617_1_P2 chromosome 8, CSIRO_AGI_Rlap_v1, whole genome shotgun sequence genomic region, the following are encoded:
- the LOC139861544 gene encoding ACT domain-containing protein ACR4-like encodes MSYSCNMEDEYEKFIRRMNPPRVVIDNESLKNATIIQVDSANKHGILLEVVQVLTDLNFIVTKAYISSDGGWFMDVFNVTDQEGNKICDDEVFDYIQKALGSENSFTTSSDSIGVTSSTDHTVIELIGSDRPGLLSELCAVLTHLKCNVLNAEVWTHNTRAASVMQVTDEETGLAIMDPNKLSIIKKMLCNVLKCSNKANEAKTVVSHGVTHTERRLHQMMFADRDYERLNEGCSENQRPDVKVVNWYDKDYSVVTIRCKDRPKLLFDIICTLTDMEYVVFHGNVDAEGPEAYQEYCIRHIDGFPVNSDAERQRVIQCLEAAIERRVSEGLKLELCTADRVGLLSDVTRIFRENSLTVTRAEVATRAGKAMNTFYVRDASGYPVDPKIIDSIRKEIGQTILKVKGNPCELSQSSQQSPNRFLFRGLFKTKSFSNFGIVRSYS; translated from the exons ATGAGTTATTCTTGTAACATGGAGGATGAATATGAGAAGTTTATTCGACGAATGAATCCGCCCCGAGTTGTAATCGATAACGAATCGTTGAAAAATGCAACTATTATTCAA GTGGATAGTGCTAACAAACATGGTATACTTTTGGAAGTTGTACAAGTTCTTACTGATCTTAATTTCATCGTAACGAAAGCTTACATTAGTTCTGATGGAGGGTGGTTTATGGATG TTTTTAATGTCACTGATCAAGAAGGGAACAAAATCTGTGATGATGAAGTTTTTGATTACATTCAAAAG GCTCTTGGGTCGGAAAATAGCTTTACGACGTCATCCGATTCAATCGGGGTGACATCATCAACGGACCATACAGTAATCGAATTAATCGGTAGTGACAGACCCGGACTACTATCTGAACTATGTGCAGTTCTCACACACTTAAAGTGTAACGTATTAAACGCCGAGGTATGGACCCACAACACAAGGGCTGCATCTGTAATGCAAGTAACCGATGAGGAAACGGGGTTAGCTATTATGGACCCAAATAAGCTTTCTATAATAAAGAAAATGCTTTGCAATGTACTTAAATGTAGCAACAAAGCTAATGAAGCTAAGACAGTTGTGTCGCACGGTGTTACGCACACCGAAAGACGATTGCATCAAATGATGTTTGCTGATAGGGATTATGAGAGATTAAATGAGGGTTGTAGTGAGAATCAAAGGCCTGATGTAAAGGTGGTTAATTGGTACGATAAAGATTATTCGGTTGTAACAATAAGGTGTAAAGATAGGCCGAAACTTCTGTTTGATATAATTTGCACGTTAACGGATATGGAGTATGTGGTGTTTCATGGTAATGTTGATGCTGAAGGGCCAGAAGCTTATCAG GAATATTGTATCAGACATATCGATGGTTTCCCTGTTAATTCGGATGCAGAGAGACAAAGAGTGATTCAATGCCTTGAAGCTGCCATTGAAAGAAGAGTTTCAGAG ggATTGAAGCTGGAGCTATGCACAGCAGACAGAGTTGGTTTATTATCTGATGTTACTCGTATTTTCCGCGAAAATAGCCTTACTGTCACAAGAGCTGAGGTGGCAACACGGGCTGGAAAAGCGATGAACACATTCTATGTTCGCGATGCTTCAGGGTATCCTGTTGACCCCAAGATTATTGACTCTATCAGGAAAGAAATTGGTCAAACAATATTAAAAGTCAAAGGCAACCCGTGCGAGTTAAGTCAAAGTTCTCAACAGTCTCCTAATAGGTTTCTTTTTCGTGGCCTTTTCAAGACCAAATCTTTTAGCAATTTTGGCATTGTTAGATCGTACTCGTGA